CGCTGGAGCAGGCGGTGTCGGCGCCGATGTGTACCCGCGCGCTGGCCGACTTGGGCGCCCGGGTGATCAAAGTCGAGCACCCGAACGGGGGTGACTTCGCACGGCACTACGACGACGTCGTGCTCGGTCAGGGGGCCCACTTCGTCTGGGTGAACCGGGGCAAGGAGTCGGTCGCGCTGGACCTGAAAACCGATGCCGGAGTAGAAGTTCTCCATCGGTTACTGGCCCGGGCCGACGTTCTGGTGGCCAATCTGGCGCCCGGTGCGACGGCCCGGTTGGGGGTGGCGCCCGACGACCTCGCCCTGCGCTATCCGGACCTGATCGCGGTGGAGATCGACGGGTTCGGTGCCGGCGGACCGCTGTCGCACAAGCGGGCCTACGACCTGCTGGTGCAGGCCGAGTCCGGGGTGTGTTCGGTGACCGGAACCGCCGACGCGCCGGCCAAACCCGGCCCGCCGATGGCCGACGTGACGACCGGTCTCTACGCGGCACTGTCCATCGTCGCCGCGCTCTACCGCCGGGCCGAGCTCGGCGGCAAGCGGATCGCAGTCAGTCTGTTCGACACGATGGCGGATATGATGGGGTATCACCTCACCTATACCCGGCATTCCGGCGTCGAGCAGCAGCCGCTGGGTATGAGCTCACCGGCGGTCGCCCCCTACGGCGCATACCCGACCGCGGACGGGCGCACGGTCGTGCTGGGCACCACCAACGACAACGAGTGGCAGCGGCTGGCGACCGCGATCTTGGAGCGTCCCGATCTCGCTGCCGACCAACGGTTCGCCACCAATGCCGGTCGCACCCGGCACCGGGCCGAACTCGACGAAGCCTTGACCGTGTGGTGCGGCGCCCGCGATCTGGCTGCGATCCAGCGCATCGCCGACGCTGCCGGGATCGGCAACTCCTGCTACAACCGGACCCGCGATCTGCTGAATCACCCGCAGCTGGTGCAGCGTGGGCGGTGGCAGCAGATCGACACCCCGGCCGGGCCGATCCCGTCGCTGTTGCCGCCCGCGGTGATCGACGGATTCGACCCGCCGATGGGCGCGGTACCGGCGCTGGGTGAACACACCGCCGCGGTGCTGGCCGAGTTCGGCTGTGTGGCGGAGCCGTCCCCGTGAGCGGCGGTCCGGTGCT
Above is a genomic segment from Skermania piniformis containing:
- a CDS encoding CaiB/BaiF CoA transferase family protein — protein: MAVAAGAPLAGVTVVALEQAVSAPMCTRALADLGARVIKVEHPNGGDFARHYDDVVLGQGAHFVWVNRGKESVALDLKTDAGVEVLHRLLARADVLVANLAPGATARLGVAPDDLALRYPDLIAVEIDGFGAGGPLSHKRAYDLLVQAESGVCSVTGTADAPAKPGPPMADVTTGLYAALSIVAALYRRAELGGKRIAVSLFDTMADMMGYHLTYTRHSGVEQQPLGMSSPAVAPYGAYPTADGRTVVLGTTNDNEWQRLATAILERPDLAADQRFATNAGRTRHRAELDEALTVWCGARDLAAIQRIADAAGIGNSCYNRTRDLLNHPQLVQRGRWQQIDTPAGPIPSLLPPAVIDGFDPPMGAVPALGEHTAAVLAEFGCVAEPSP